The following proteins are encoded in a genomic region of Lachnospiraceae bacterium KM106-2:
- a CDS encoding PTS system, beta-glucoside-specific IIB component, which translates to MANKYDGLARIIIQNVGGRENIISLTHCITRLRFKLKDESKANTDILKNTDGVVTVMQSAGQYQVVIGNHVPDVYAVVCEKAHITGSTPSEEEVKEKIGIGATLIDWISGIFQPMLSIMCAAGILKGLLALWLFVDPTADKTGAYQLWYALGDGFFQFLPIILGTTAAKKFGGNQFTGMAMGFALTYPAISTMAGGKAIGTVLAGTSFKMSYSATFFGIPIIMPSSSGYMQTVVPVIVATYFAVKLEKKLKQIIPDVIKTFIAPVVTFTIMIPLTFLAIGPITSLLSNAVGVVFGGLYNIPVVGGLVAGALVAGFWQVFVIFGLHWGLIPLAIINYGTLHCDFILSPYFVASFAQSMVVLAIYLKTKDKKLKTIALPAFISGLFGVTEPCIYGITLPKKKPFIISCIASAAGGAIVGLMGCKSYMAGGLGAFGLPAFIDPSGKNGVYSMIWVIVGMAVAMVIGFVLTYITYKDDMEVDNNQKQSNKNDTDNRIEAPIAGEVIQLNEVEDDAFSSGALGQGLAIIPEDGKLYAPCDGEITTFFPTGHALGITATNGAEILIHVGMDTVKLEGKGFIKKVEQGAIVKKGDLLLEFDIQAIKNAGLSTVTPVIITNPDDFAEIIPTEERNVRCGEAVITLI; encoded by the coding sequence ATGGCTAACAAGTATGATGGATTAGCAAGAATTATTATCCAAAATGTAGGAGGAAGAGAGAATATTATCAGCCTCACACATTGTATCACAAGACTTCGTTTTAAGTTAAAGGACGAATCAAAAGCGAACACAGATATATTAAAGAATACCGATGGAGTTGTAACAGTTATGCAGTCTGCTGGACAATATCAGGTTGTTATCGGTAATCATGTACCAGACGTATATGCAGTTGTTTGTGAGAAAGCGCATATTACTGGTTCTACACCTTCTGAAGAAGAGGTAAAAGAAAAGATAGGGATTGGTGCTACATTAATTGACTGGATTTCAGGTATCTTCCAACCGATGTTGAGTATCATGTGTGCCGCAGGTATCTTAAAAGGTTTACTTGCATTATGGCTTTTTGTTGATCCAACTGCTGATAAAACGGGTGCTTATCAACTTTGGTATGCCTTGGGGGATGGATTCTTTCAATTCTTACCGATCATATTAGGCACAACGGCAGCTAAGAAATTCGGTGGCAATCAGTTCACAGGTATGGCAATGGGTTTTGCACTGACTTATCCGGCAATCTCAACAATGGCTGGAGGTAAGGCAATTGGAACTGTACTTGCTGGTACTTCTTTTAAGATGAGTTACAGTGCAACATTCTTTGGAATACCAATCATTATGCCTTCATCAAGTGGTTATATGCAGACAGTAGTACCTGTTATTGTAGCAACCTATTTTGCAGTTAAATTAGAGAAAAAATTAAAACAGATCATTCCTGATGTCATTAAGACATTCATTGCTCCAGTAGTAACATTTACAATTATGATTCCACTTACCTTCTTAGCAATTGGACCTATCACATCGCTCTTATCGAATGCAGTAGGTGTGGTATTTGGTGGACTTTATAATATCCCAGTTGTCGGTGGTCTTGTAGCAGGAGCACTTGTAGCAGGATTCTGGCAAGTATTCGTAATCTTCGGTTTACATTGGGGCTTGATTCCGTTAGCAATAATCAATTATGGAACATTACATTGTGATTTTATTTTATCTCCATATTTTGTAGCATCTTTTGCACAATCAATGGTAGTACTCGCAATTTATTTAAAGACAAAAGACAAGAAATTAAAAACAATTGCATTACCAGCATTTATTTCTGGTTTATTCGGTGTAACAGAACCTTGTATTTATGGTATTACCTTACCTAAGAAGAAACCATTCATCATCTCTTGTATTGCATCTGCAGCAGGTGGAGCAATCGTTGGTTTGATGGGATGTAAATCTTATATGGCGGGTGGTCTTGGAGCATTTGGCCTTCCAGCATTCATTGATCCATCAGGAAAAAATGGAGTCTATAGTATGATTTGGGTCATCGTAGGTATGGCAGTAGCAATGGTCATCGGTTTTGTATTAACTTATATTACTTATAAAGATGATATGGAAGTAGATAATAATCAAAAACAAAGTAATAAAAATGATACAGATAATAGAATTGAAGCTCCTATCGCAGGTGAAGTAATACAGTTAAATGAAGTGGAAGATGATGCATTTTCATCTGGTGCTTTAGGTCAGGGGTTGGCAATCATACCAGAAGATGGTAAACTCTATGCACCATGTGATGGTGAAATTACGACATTTTTCCCAACGGGACATGCTCTTGGAATAACAGCTACAAATGGAGCTGAAATCTTAATCCATGTAGGTATGGATACCGTAAAATTAGAAGGAAAAGGATTTATAAAGAAAGTTGAACAAGGCGCCATTGTTAAGAAAGGTGACCTATTATTAGAGTTTGATATTCAGGCAATTAAGAATGCAGGGCTTTCTACAGTAACACCTGTTATCATTACTAATCCAGATGATTTCGCTGAGATTATTCCAACGGAAGAGAGAAACGTGAGATGTGGAGAAGCAGTTATAACATTAATTTAG
- a CDS encoding beta-glucoside bgl operon antiterminator, BglG family has translation MKIDKVINNNVVSAFDECGNEIILMGKGIGFQKHTNDVVCKEKIDKYLSMTDSNTEMLKKLMNEIPFELLQTSNAIVAYAAKELKQDLNEGIYISLADHLNFAIERSRRGIEFKNALLWEIKKFYHLEYEIGLKAIEMIEQKFHVKFPEDEAGTIALHFVNAEMNYDLEETVKTPVIIKEIINIVQYTYGCELETTSLNYERFVTHLKFFIQRIVNAQVYPIDDDSMIQMTKKNYPQANQCASKIALYVEKKLNYQVTDEEIMYLTVHIHRITRN, from the coding sequence ATGAAAATTGATAAAGTAATTAATAACAATGTAGTAAGTGCCTTTGATGAATGTGGAAATGAAATAATTTTGATGGGGAAGGGAATTGGATTCCAAAAGCATACCAATGATGTGGTCTGTAAAGAGAAAATTGATAAATATTTGTCTATGACAGATAGCAATACAGAGATGTTAAAAAAACTAATGAACGAGATCCCATTCGAGCTCCTTCAAACATCGAATGCAATTGTTGCCTATGCAGCGAAAGAATTGAAGCAAGATTTGAATGAAGGAATTTATATTAGTTTAGCCGATCATTTAAACTTTGCAATCGAAAGAAGTAGAAGGGGAATTGAATTTAAGAATGCACTTTTATGGGAAATTAAAAAGTTCTATCATCTAGAATACGAGATTGGGTTGAAAGCAATTGAAATGATTGAACAGAAATTTCACGTAAAGTTTCCTGAAGATGAAGCGGGAACCATTGCATTACATTTTGTAAATGCAGAGATGAATTACGATTTAGAAGAAACTGTTAAGACACCGGTCATCATTAAGGAGATCATTAATATCGTTCAATATACCTATGGGTGTGAATTAGAGACCACTTCTCTTAATTACGAACGGTTTGTGACTCATTTAAAATTTTTTATTCAAAGAATTGTGAATGCACAAGTATATCCGATTGATGATGATTCCATGATCCAGATGACAAAAAAGAATTATCCACAAGCGAATCAATGTGCCAGTAAAATAGCACTATATGTAGAGAAAAAGTTAAATTATCAAGTGACGGATGAAGAAATTATGTATTTAACAGTACACATACATAGAATTACAAGAAATTGA
- a CDS encoding endoglucanase B precursor has product MEKGKLLKVVASVGMAMVFTLSCAISPVSLKAKAATTEKSASQKYAEAMGNGLNIGNSFDAFDRNDHSNEIDDETAWKNPVITKKYIDQMKAQGFKSLRIPFTAFTRIDEKNGYKISDKYLDRYEEVVNYALDDGFYVMINLHHDSSEWLIHWDGKESSEEYIRLKALWTQLANRFKDYNDHLMFESVNEMCFDATGTEEEKDAINNLQVKKINQAFYDIVRNSGGKNATRMLVLPTAYTNHKLQYSNYTADFIKGLKDPNVMATVHYYCSDPLYAYTSNIGVCGFDETFKNSTPRKEIDKFYECLKTSFTDNGIGVAIGEYGLFNSGYTDGLETGEYMKYIEYMKAKAAEQGICPMFWEPGNLINRTTGEFNDKRLGATITSSLSERSSYSVGFDELYVKNSTAKKDIKVPLMLNGNSLKAIYNGDTKLTEGKEYTYSDETVTLLGSYVSSLAKGDYGTKADLRFVFSAGADWHEYVIYHGTAVFGDIDADDREDNGYMAYYDTNGSATYAKAIIPVKYNGQKIRKMVSYNSKGEVKSSNTWANDAMQYDGEFMPNYKDGKLGLMNWYLSVPDDTYKLVITFYDGSTASYQIVRNNNHTKGTQLSDTNTEFNLVTEPDWTDGCRCTLTIKNTTGKDLTDGWNIAFDYDREISDVFGADLESAKDDHYVLNNPSYKTTLKAGESVTITFLAGAGNADAVLSNLVLK; this is encoded by the coding sequence ATGGAAAAAGGGAAGTTATTAAAGGTTGTTGCTTCTGTGGGAATGGCAATGGTCTTCACATTAAGTTGTGCGATTAGCCCAGTTTCTTTAAAAGCAAAGGCTGCCACGACTGAGAAGAGTGCTTCACAGAAGTATGCAGAGGCAATGGGAAATGGATTAAATATCGGTAATTCATTTGATGCATTTGACAGAAACGATCATTCAAATGAGATCGATGATGAGACTGCATGGAAGAATCCAGTGATCACAAAGAAATATATTGATCAGATGAAGGCACAGGGATTTAAGAGTCTTCGTATTCCATTTACAGCATTTACGAGAATTGATGAAAAGAATGGATATAAGATTTCAGACAAATATTTAGATCGTTATGAGGAAGTTGTAAACTATGCATTGGACGATGGATTCTATGTCATGATCAACTTACATCATGATTCTTCCGAATGGCTGATACACTGGGATGGCAAGGAATCATCCGAAGAGTATATTCGTTTAAAAGCTCTTTGGACACAATTAGCAAATCGATTTAAAGATTATAATGATCACCTTATGTTTGAGTCTGTAAATGAAATGTGTTTCGATGCAACTGGAACAGAAGAAGAAAAGGATGCCATCAATAATCTACAAGTTAAGAAGATCAATCAAGCATTTTATGATATCGTACGTAATTCAGGTGGAAAGAATGCAACAAGAATGTTAGTACTTCCTACGGCATATACCAATCATAAACTTCAATACAGTAACTATACCGCTGATTTTATCAAGGGATTAAAGGATCCTAATGTTATGGCAACTGTTCATTACTATTGTAGTGATCCATTATATGCTTATACAAGTAATATTGGGGTTTGCGGATTTGATGAAACATTCAAGAACTCTACACCAAGAAAAGAAATTGATAAATTTTACGAATGCTTAAAGACTTCATTTACGGATAATGGAATCGGTGTGGCAATTGGCGAGTATGGATTATTCAATTCCGGTTACACAGATGGATTAGAGACTGGCGAATATATGAAATATATTGAGTATATGAAAGCAAAAGCAGCAGAACAGGGGATCTGCCCTATGTTCTGGGAACCAGGTAATCTGATCAATCGTACAACAGGAGAGTTTAATGATAAGAGACTTGGAGCTACCATTACAAGCTCTTTATCAGAAAGAAGTTCTTACAGTGTTGGATTTGATGAATTATATGTAAAGAACAGCACAGCAAAGAAAGATATTAAAGTACCATTGATGTTAAATGGAAATTCATTAAAAGCAATCTATAATGGGGATACAAAATTAACAGAAGGCAAGGAATATACATATAGCGATGAAACGGTAACTTTACTTGGAAGTTATGTATCTAGCTTAGCAAAAGGTGATTATGGTACGAAAGCTGATTTAAGATTTGTTTTCTCAGCTGGTGCTGATTGGCATGAATATGTGATCTATCATGGAACTGCTGTATTTGGAGATATCGATGCAGATGATAGAGAAGATAATGGATATATGGCATATTATGATACGAATGGTTCTGCAACCTATGCAAAAGCGATTATTCCAGTTAAGTACAATGGACAGAAGATCCGTAAAATGGTTTCATATAATTCAAAAGGTGAGGTTAAGTCATCTAATACATGGGCAAATGATGCAATGCAGTATGACGGTGAGTTTATGCCAAACTATAAGGACGGTAAGTTAGGATTAATGAACTGGTATTTGAGTGTACCTGATGATACTTATAAGTTAGTGATCACATTCTATGATGGTTCTACTGCAAGCTACCAGATTGTTAGAAATAATAATCATACAAAAGGAACTCAATTATCCGATACGAATACAGAGTTTAACTTAGTAACCGAGCCTGATTGGACAGATGGATGCAGATGTACTTTAACAATCAAAAATACAACAGGAAAAGATCTTACAGATGGATGGAATATTGCATTTGATTATGATAGAGAAATCTCAGATGTATTCGGAGCTGATTTAGAAAGTGCGAAAGACGATCATTATGTATTAAATAATCCTTCTTATAAAACTACTTTAAAAGCAGGGGAGAGCGTTACGATTACTTTCCTAGCAGGTGCAGGTAACGCTGATGCAGTACTAAGTAATTTGGTTTTGAAATAA
- a CDS encoding permease of the drug/metabolite transporter superfamily, producing the protein MEKGKYGLFTAITMITGVVIGSGIFFKSDDVLSYTNGNLVLGVLVFCIAAFAIVFGCLTVSQLATRTDKPGGIIAYGEEFVNKGTASAFGWFQMCLYYPGLIAVVSWVGGMYVCQLFGIKGSNLQWSLIGLGFIILFFIMNTLSAKLGGLFQNASMLIKLFPLFAIAIMGFIYGNPGSILISDAEHVATAAKSGLFISAFAPIAFSFDGWIVATSIGHEIKNSKRNLSIALTVAPIVILVVYVAYFLGIATLVGPETVMAQGNDSVYTAAKMIFGDSGAKIVIIFVTISVLGTLNGLVLGFIRLPYSLAIRKMLPLSEKISDPKQCYGDISLFSAAFAFFISLFWLAVHYFTQEAGMPGDVSEIGICVSYMSYIVLYIVVIRMCKRGEIKSKWKGYVVPSLAIFGAFVIISGSAGHPLFLYYMLISLAIIGYGYWYYYHRNK; encoded by the coding sequence ATGGAAAAAGGGAAATATGGCTTATTTACGGCTATCACAATGATTACCGGTGTCGTTATTGGATCGGGAATCTTCTTTAAGTCAGATGATGTATTGTCATATACAAATGGCAATCTCGTACTTGGTGTGTTAGTCTTTTGTATCGCTGCATTTGCGATCGTATTTGGCTGTTTGACTGTTTCACAATTAGCAACGAGAACAGATAAGCCAGGAGGAATCATAGCGTATGGAGAAGAATTCGTAAACAAGGGGACAGCAAGTGCGTTTGGCTGGTTTCAGATGTGCCTGTATTATCCAGGATTGATAGCAGTTGTAAGCTGGGTCGGAGGAATGTATGTCTGCCAGCTATTTGGAATCAAAGGTTCTAATTTACAGTGGAGCTTGATCGGTCTAGGATTTATCATCTTGTTCTTTATCATGAATACGTTATCTGCAAAGCTTGGAGGCTTGTTTCAGAATGCATCTATGTTGATCAAACTATTTCCGCTCTTTGCAATTGCAATCATGGGATTTATTTATGGAAATCCAGGAAGTATCTTGATTTCCGATGCAGAACATGTTGCAACTGCGGCGAAAAGCGGATTATTTATCTCAGCTTTTGCACCGATTGCATTCTCTTTTGATGGCTGGATCGTAGCAACATCCATTGGCCATGAAATAAAAAATAGTAAGCGTAATTTAAGTATTGCATTAACAGTAGCACCAATCGTTATCTTGGTCGTGTATGTAGCATATTTTCTTGGAATAGCTACCTTAGTTGGCCCAGAGACAGTTATGGCACAGGGAAATGACTCAGTTTATACTGCAGCTAAGATGATCTTTGGGGACTCAGGAGCCAAGATCGTTATTATCTTTGTTACAATCTCGGTACTTGGAACGTTAAATGGATTAGTTTTAGGATTTATCCGTTTGCCATATTCCTTGGCAATTCGTAAGATGTTACCATTGAGTGAGAAAATATCAGATCCAAAGCAATGTTATGGAGATATCTCTTTATTCTCTGCCGCTTTTGCATTTTTCATCTCGTTGTTTTGGTTAGCGGTACATTATTTTACTCAAGAAGCAGGGATGCCAGGAGATGTATCTGAAATTGGTATCTGTGTCAGCTATATGAGCTATATTGTATTATATATTGTCGTAATACGTATGTGTAAACGCGGCGAGATCAAAAGTAAGTGGAAGGGATATGTAGTGCCATCATTAGCTATATTTGGAGCTTTTGTTATCATCTCAGGCAGTGCAGGTCACCCATTATTCCTTTACTATATGCTGATCAGTTTAGCGATCATCGGATATGGATATTGGTATTATTATCATAGAAATAAATAA
- a CDS encoding A/G-specific adenine glycosylase: protein MSYNYESMVEPLLSWFDKQKRSLAWRDDPKPYYVWVSEIMLQQTRVEAVKGYFDRFIKELPTIADLAAVDDDKLMKLWEGLGYYNRARNLKKAANVVVTEYGGELPANYDSLLSLPGIGSYTAGAISSIAFGLKEPAVDGNVLRVTKRIAGSYDDITKQSVKKELEVDMRAIMPERPGDFNQAIMDLGAMVCIPNGKPLCEKCPLASICVATKKDIYTEIPVKPAKKARKLEDKTVILLEYQGKYAVAKRPKKGLLAGLWEIPNLEGKYDPDDMENLAKELGIKDYELELLGKGKHIFSHIEWHMLGYHLKIKEWEKEKSKITLDTLKEPLPVESYTWVNEEQLEHEYALPNAFDAYKVWK, encoded by the coding sequence ATGTCATATAATTACGAAAGCATGGTGGAACCACTACTTAGTTGGTTTGACAAGCAAAAACGTTCTTTAGCATGGAGAGATGACCCGAAGCCTTATTATGTATGGGTTTCAGAAATTATGCTTCAGCAGACAAGAGTCGAGGCGGTAAAAGGTTACTTTGACCGATTTATTAAAGAGTTACCTACAATTGCAGATCTTGCAGCAGTTGATGATGATAAATTAATGAAATTATGGGAAGGACTCGGTTATTATAATCGTGCCAGAAATTTGAAGAAGGCAGCTAATGTCGTTGTCACTGAATATGGTGGAGAACTTCCGGCCAATTATGACAGTTTGCTTAGCCTTCCCGGAATTGGTTCCTATACTGCAGGAGCGATCAGTTCGATCGCATTTGGTTTAAAGGAGCCTGCTGTAGATGGAAATGTACTTCGTGTTACAAAGCGTATCGCGGGTTCTTACGATGATATTACAAAGCAGTCAGTTAAGAAAGAACTAGAAGTTGATATGAGAGCGATCATGCCGGAACGTCCGGGCGATTTTAATCAGGCCATTATGGACTTAGGAGCAATGGTATGCATTCCGAATGGGAAGCCTCTTTGTGAGAAGTGCCCGCTTGCATCAATCTGTGTAGCAACAAAGAAAGATATCTATACAGAGATTCCGGTAAAACCAGCTAAAAAGGCGAGAAAACTGGAAGATAAGACCGTGATCTTATTAGAATATCAGGGAAAGTACGCAGTTGCAAAGAGACCGAAAAAAGGTTTGCTTGCAGGGCTATGGGAGATTCCGAATTTAGAGGGAAAGTATGATCCTGATGATATGGAGAATCTTGCAAAAGAGCTTGGAATCAAAGATTATGAGTTAGAATTACTAGGAAAAGGAAAGCATATCTTTAGCCATATAGAATGGCATATGTTAGGGTATCACCTTAAGATTAAGGAATGGGAGAAAGAGAAGTCTAAAATCACATTAGATACGCTTAAAGAGCCATTGCCGGTAGAATCTTATACATGGGTGAATGAAGAACAGCTTGAGCATGAATATGCATTACCGAATGCTTTTGATGCCTATAAGGTATGGAAATAA
- a CDS encoding G:T/U mismatch-specific uracil/thymine DNA-glycosylase, giving the protein MYERFEHTCYPIYDENSKILILGTFPSVKSREAKFFYSHPQNRFWKLLARLTESENPTTIEEKKKLLLDHHIALWDVIASCDVEGSADSSIKNVVPADISGILKEADIKMIFANGGKAYELYQKYIYPDSQREIVKLPSTSPANANYQMDRLVESWDIILKYLDNNL; this is encoded by the coding sequence ATGTACGAGAGATTTGAACATACGTGTTATCCAATATATGATGAGAATTCTAAGATACTGATCCTTGGGACATTCCCAAGTGTGAAATCACGAGAAGCAAAGTTTTTTTATTCTCATCCACAGAATCGATTCTGGAAATTGCTTGCTAGATTGACAGAAAGTGAGAATCCAACAACCATTGAAGAGAAGAAGAAACTATTATTGGATCACCATATTGCATTATGGGATGTAATTGCATCTTGTGATGTTGAAGGATCTGCAGACAGTAGTATCAAGAATGTGGTGCCGGCAGATATCAGCGGAATCTTGAAAGAAGCAGATATTAAGATGATCTTTGCCAACGGAGGCAAAGCCTATGAGTTATATCAGAAATACATCTATCCAGATTCTCAAAGGGAGATTGTAAAGTTACCATCTACAAGCCCGGCAAATGCGAATTATCAGATGGATCGACTAGTGGAAAGCTGGGACATTATCCTTAAGTATTTAGATAATAACCTATAA
- a CDS encoding fibronectin-binding protein, whose product MIHPHLLSPLLPYSLTPLLPLAACPTSSRPSRQGAACPLLNTIQVVSPRCSQHRTSPSARRHIFSLQVTFTTEILAGPDAEKVEVKQYSVLLTYSLTLAACLTSSRSSRQGAACPLLNTIRVVSPRCSPHRTSPSARRHIFSLQVTFTTEILADTDAEKVEVKQYFVLLTYLLTHSRNAPPTSSRPSRQGAACPLLNTIWVVSPRCSPHRTSPSARRHIFSLQVTFTTEILADTDAEKVEVKQYFVLLTYLLTLATPHPPHPVQAGKAQPIPCSTPSG is encoded by the coding sequence TTGATCCATCCACATTTACTTAGTCCCTTACTCCCTTACTCCCTTACTCCCTTACTCCCTCTCGCAGCCTGTCCCACCTCATCCCGTCCAAGCAGGCAAGGCGCAGCCTGTCCCTTGCTCAACACCATCCAGGTAGTCAGTCCCAGGTGCTCCCAACACCGTACATCGCCTTCCGCTAGGCGGCACATATTTTCTTTGCAAGTGACCTTTACCACAGAGATTCTGGCAGGCCCTGACGCAGAAAAGGTGGAAGTAAAACAGTATTCTGTTTTACTTACTTACTCACTCACTCTCGCAGCCTGTCTCACCTCATCCCGTTCAAGCAGGCAAGGCGCAGCCTGTCCCCTGCTCAATACCATCCGGGTAGTCAGTCCCAGGTGCTCCCCACACCGTACATCGCCTTCCGCTAGGCGGCACATATTTTCTTTGCAAGTGACCTTTACCACAGAGATTCTGGCAGACACTGACGCAGAAAAGGTGGAAGTAAAACAGTATTTCGTTTTACTTACTTACTTACTTACTCACTCTCGCAACGCCCCACCCACCTCATCCCGTCCAAGCAGGCAAGGCGCAGCCTGTCCCCTGCTCAACACCATCTGGGTAGTCAGTCCCAGGTGCTCCCCACACCGTACATCGCCTTCCGCTAGGCGGCACATATTTTCTTTGCAAGTGACCTTTACCACAGAGATTCTGGCAGACACTGACGCAGAAAAGGTGGAAGTAAAACAGTATTTCGTCTTACTTACTTACTTACTTACTCTCGCAACGCCCCACCCACCTCATCCCGTCCAAGCAGGCAAGGCGCAGCCTATCCCCTGCTCAACACCATCCGGGTAG
- a CDS encoding fibronectin-binding protein: MQVTFTTEILAGPDAEKVEVKQYFVLLTYLLTYLLTYLLTYLLTYLLTHSRNAPPTSSRPSRQGAACPLLNTIRVVNPRCSPHRTSPSARRHIFSLQVTFTTEILADTDAEKVEVKQYFVLLTYLLTYLLTYSRNAHLISSKQARRSLSPAQHHPGSQSQVLPTPYIAFR, from the coding sequence TTGCAAGTGACCTTTACCACAGAGATTCTGGCAGGCCCTGACGCAGAAAAGGTGGAAGTAAAACAGTATTTCGTTTTACTTACTTACTTACTTACTTACTTACTTACTTACTTACTTACTTACTTACTTACTTACTTACTCACTCACTCTCGCAACGCCCCACCCACCTCATCTCGTCCAAGCAGGCAAGGCGCAGCCTGTCCCCTGCTCAACACCATCCGGGTAGTCAATCCCAGGTGCTCCCCACACCGTACATCGCCTTCCGCTAGGCGGCACATATTTTCTTTGCAAGTGACCTTTACCACAGAGATTCTGGCAGACACTGACGCAGAAAAGGTGGAAGTAAAACAGTATTTCGTCTTACTTACTTACTTACTTACTTACTTACTTACTTACTCTCGCAACGCCCACCTTATCTCGTCCAAGCAGGCAAGGCGCAGCCTGTCCCCTGCTCAACACCATCCGGGTAGTCAGTCCCAGGTGCTCCCCACACCGTACATCGCCTTCCGCTAG